A single region of the Nocardioides aurantiacus genome encodes:
- a CDS encoding FAD-binding domain-containing protein — MPSLPPLPDVDDTGAVVAWVSEHLGDLALEGPDGIRPGGHRGGQAAADLALATLDVAGYARSRSTVLPESRRGATRLSPYVRHGLLSLPEVWGAVGDAPSSDRRRYRDELMWQEFARHLYAGTGAALAEPLRYHPPHPASPPAWEEQMACTSWLREELEGQGWLVNQTRMWWASHWTVRHGRDWREGEDDFFRHLLDGSRAANRLGWQWTVGSGTGKPYGFSRWQVEKRAPQLCRSCPLRDACPVQGWPDAERGPRVEGAAAGTAEGPGAGPDAPSRSGDPAAVWLTAESLGDADPALAAHPDLPVVFVYDEPLLRSLRLSGKRLVFLAECLADLAERREVDVRRGRVGEELAGTAVAATFAPVPGFTRRSAAVEVADLHPWPWLVRPAGQRLTSYSAWRKGVSLRA, encoded by the coding sequence GTGCCCTCCCTGCCCCCGCTGCCGGACGTCGACGACACCGGGGCGGTGGTGGCCTGGGTCTCCGAGCACCTCGGCGACCTGGCCCTGGAGGGACCCGACGGGATCCGTCCCGGCGGCCACCGGGGTGGCCAGGCCGCGGCCGACCTCGCGCTCGCGACCCTCGACGTGGCCGGCTACGCCCGGTCGCGGTCCACGGTGCTGCCCGAGTCGCGCCGCGGGGCGACCCGGCTCTCGCCGTACGTCCGGCACGGGCTGCTGAGCCTGCCCGAGGTCTGGGGCGCCGTGGGCGACGCCCCGTCCTCGGACCGTCGCCGCTACCGCGACGAGCTGATGTGGCAGGAGTTCGCGCGCCACCTCTACGCCGGCACCGGCGCGGCGCTGGCCGAGCCGCTGCGCTACCACCCGCCCCACCCGGCGAGCCCGCCCGCGTGGGAGGAGCAGATGGCCTGCACGTCGTGGCTGCGCGAGGAGCTCGAGGGCCAGGGCTGGCTGGTCAACCAGACCCGGATGTGGTGGGCCTCCCACTGGACCGTCCGGCACGGTCGCGACTGGCGCGAGGGCGAGGACGACTTCTTCCGCCACCTGCTCGACGGGTCGCGCGCCGCCAACCGGCTCGGCTGGCAGTGGACCGTCGGCTCCGGCACCGGCAAGCCCTACGGCTTCAGCCGGTGGCAGGTGGAGAAGCGCGCGCCGCAGCTGTGCCGCTCCTGCCCGCTGCGCGACGCCTGCCCGGTCCAGGGCTGGCCCGACGCCGAGCGCGGGCCGCGCGTCGAGGGCGCAGCGGCAGGCACCGCCGAGGGCCCCGGGGCCGGCCCCGACGCACCGTCCCGCTCCGGCGACCCGGCGGCGGTCTGGCTCACCGCGGAGTCGCTGGGCGACGCAGATCCGGCGCTGGCCGCGCACCCCGACCTCCCCGTCGTCTTCGTGTACGACGAGCCGCTGCTGCGCTCGCTGCGCCTGTCCGGCAAGCGCCTGGTGTTCCTGGCCGAGTGCCTCGCCGACCTGGCCGAGCGCCGCGAGGTCGACGTGCGCCGGGGGCGGGTGGGCGAGGAGCTGGCCGGCACCGCCGTCGCCGCGACCTTCGCCCCGGTGCCGGGCTTCACCCGTCGCTCGGCCGCGGTCGAGGTCGCCGACCTCCACCCGTGGCCGTGGCTGGTCCGTCCGGCCGGGCAGCGGCTCACCTCCTACAGCGCCTGGCGCAAGGGCGTGTCCCTCCGGGCGTGA
- a CDS encoding FAD-binding oxidoreductase, producing MTREMHPQRWGDPRLAGPLSEATQALVDAAFGAVPTPAVDRVVLPGPGLAEELLASLAGAVGTAHVHTDEGTRRSRTRGKSTPDLLRARAGDLSDAPDAVVRPGSHDEVVAVLAWAREHHVAVVPFGGGTSVTGGLVATREGYAGVVSLDLARLDGLLAVDPVSMTATLQPGMRGPEAEAALAEHGLTLGHFPQSFEHASIGGFAATRSSGQNSAGFGRFDQMVVGLRAATPVGEIVAGAAPASAAGPDLRQLLLGSEGAFGVITEVTVRVRARPAEQVHEAWRFESFAAGREAVRHLAQHQLLPTIVRLSDETETALNLASQSDVGGEGVSGCLMVVGHEGDAVERRRAEVAEALAAAGGSPLGEKRGRHWREGRFAAPYLRDSMLDAGVLVETLETATFWSGVDRLRDAVTEALQDGLGEGTLVLCHVSHVYETGCSLYFTVAARQGEDPLGRWLAAKAAASDAVLAAGGTITHHHAVGTDHRPWLAREVGPVGVTVLRAVKAALDPTGVLNPGVMVP from the coding sequence ATGACCCGAGAGATGCACCCGCAGCGCTGGGGCGACCCCCGCCTCGCCGGCCCCCTGTCCGAGGCCACCCAGGCCCTGGTCGACGCCGCCTTCGGGGCCGTGCCGACCCCGGCCGTCGACCGGGTGGTGCTGCCCGGGCCGGGCCTGGCGGAGGAGCTGCTGGCGTCCCTGGCCGGAGCCGTCGGGACCGCCCACGTGCACACCGACGAGGGCACCCGCCGGTCGCGGACCCGGGGGAAGTCGACGCCCGACCTGCTGCGCGCCCGCGCCGGCGACCTGTCCGACGCCCCCGACGCCGTGGTGCGCCCCGGGTCCCACGACGAGGTCGTCGCGGTGCTCGCCTGGGCGCGCGAGCACCACGTCGCGGTGGTCCCGTTCGGTGGCGGCACGTCCGTCACCGGCGGTCTCGTCGCCACCCGTGAGGGGTACGCCGGCGTGGTCAGCCTCGACCTCGCGCGGCTGGACGGCCTGCTCGCGGTCGACCCGGTCTCGATGACCGCCACCCTGCAGCCGGGGATGCGCGGCCCCGAGGCCGAGGCGGCGCTGGCCGAGCACGGCCTCACCCTCGGCCACTTCCCGCAGTCCTTCGAGCACGCGAGCATCGGTGGCTTCGCCGCGACGCGCAGCAGCGGCCAGAACAGCGCGGGCTTCGGACGCTTCGACCAGATGGTGGTGGGTCTGCGGGCCGCCACACCGGTCGGGGAGATCGTCGCGGGGGCCGCCCCCGCCAGCGCGGCCGGCCCCGACCTGCGGCAGCTGCTGCTGGGCTCGGAGGGGGCGTTCGGCGTGATCACCGAGGTCACGGTCCGGGTCCGTGCGCGTCCGGCCGAGCAGGTCCACGAGGCCTGGCGGTTCGAGTCCTTCGCCGCCGGCCGGGAGGCGGTGCGGCACCTGGCGCAGCACCAGCTGCTGCCGACGATCGTCCGGCTCTCCGACGAGACCGAGACCGCGCTCAACCTCGCCAGCCAGTCCGACGTGGGCGGCGAGGGGGTGTCGGGGTGCCTGATGGTGGTCGGCCACGAGGGCGACGCGGTGGAGCGACGGCGGGCCGAGGTCGCCGAGGCGCTGGCCGCGGCGGGTGGGTCGCCGCTGGGCGAGAAGCGCGGCCGGCACTGGCGCGAGGGGCGCTTCGCGGCGCCCTACCTCCGGGACTCGATGCTCGATGCCGGCGTCCTGGTCGAGACCCTCGAGACGGCGACGTTCTGGAGCGGGGTCGACCGGCTCCGCGACGCGGTGACCGAGGCGCTCCAGGACGGCCTGGGTGAGGGGACGCTCGTGCTGTGCCACGTCTCCCACGTCTACGAGACCGGGTGCTCGCTCTACTTCACCGTCGCGGCGCGGCAGGGCGAGGACCCGCTGGGTCGGTGGCTCGCCGCCAAGGCTGCGGCCAGCGACGCCGTCCTCGCCGCGGGCGGCACCATCACCCACCACCACGCCGTGGGCACCGACCACCGCCCCTGGCTGGCCCGCGAGGTCGGCCCGGTCGGCGTGACGGTGCTGCGCGCGGTCAAGGCGGCCCTCGACCCCACCGGCGTCCTCAACCCGGGTGTGATGGTGCCCTGA
- a CDS encoding TetR/AcrR family transcriptional regulator: MSSVSNIDRVLDAAREVILTVGLRRATLTDVARRAGVSRMTVYRAFPDMQAILAELMTREWVAEIDPASDAVEAGGEGPADVLARRFAAAVRALRENPLFRRIVDVDPDQLLPYLVDRRGRSQDLVLDLVAARISSAQATGEVRDGDPTLLARSLVLAAHGFALSARTMTTDGVAAADLDAELVQLVRRYLAP; encoded by the coding sequence ATGTCGTCTGTCAGTAACATCGACCGCGTGCTCGACGCCGCCCGCGAGGTCATCCTGACCGTCGGTCTGCGCCGCGCCACCCTGACCGACGTCGCCCGCCGGGCCGGGGTCTCGCGGATGACGGTCTACCGCGCCTTCCCCGACATGCAGGCGATCCTCGCCGAGCTGATGACCCGCGAGTGGGTCGCCGAGATCGACCCGGCGTCCGACGCCGTCGAGGCCGGCGGCGAGGGACCCGCGGACGTGCTCGCCCGCCGCTTCGCCGCCGCCGTCCGGGCGCTGCGCGAGAACCCGCTGTTCCGCCGCATCGTCGACGTCGACCCCGACCAGCTGCTCCCCTACCTGGTCGACCGTCGCGGCCGCTCCCAGGACCTGGTGCTCGACCTGGTGGCCGCGCGCATCTCCTCGGCCCAGGCCACCGGTGAGGTCCGGGACGGCGACCCGACGCTGCTGGCCCGGTCCCTGGTGCTCGCCGCGCACGGCTTCGCACTGTCGGCGCGCACCATGACCACCGACGGCGTGGCCGCGGCCGACCTCGACGCCGAGCTGGTGCAGCTCGTGCGTCGCTACCTCGCACCGTGA